The DNA segment tggtacaaaaaaatacaaaagaacggtcgtttttttttctttgtattatcttttaccagatctattgtgttatattctcctacattcctttcacatttccacaaacttcaaagtgtttcctttcaaatggcacCAAGAATaggcatatccttgcttcaggtcctgagctacaggcagttagatttgggtatgtcattttaggcaaaaatttcaaaaaggggcagatccttaagttaaagctagaatccttaggtGCTACATTCATTTTTGGACTTGTAAATTCATAATATATGCCCATttattcttgaagaatgtaacttatAAATGACTCATGGCCTTAGTTTAACTGTCAAAGTGGCATTATgttaaaaatgtatatacagtacgagtcaatagtttggacacacctactcattcaaggatttttctttatttttacaattttctaaatgtttgaatgatagtgaagacatcaaagctatgcaataacacatatggaatcatgtagtaaccaaaaaagtgttaaacaaatctagatatattttagattcttcaaagtaggcaccctttgccttgatgacagctttgcacactcttggcattctctcaaccagcttcatgaggaatgcttttccagcagtcttttttattataatttttttatttcacctttatttaaccaggtaggcaagttgagaacaagttctcatttacaattgcgacctggccaagataaagcaaagcagttcgacacatacaacaacacagagttacacatggagtaaaacaaacatacagtcaataatacagttgaaaaataagtctatatacaatgtgagcaaattaggtgaaataagggaggtaaaggcaaaaaaaggccatggtggtgaagtaaatacaatatagcaagtaaaacactggaatggtagatttgcagtggaagaaagtgcaaagtagaaatagaaataatggagtgcaaaggagcaaaataaataaatacagtaggtgaAGAGgaagttgtttgggctaaattatagatgggctatgtacaggtgcagtaatctgtgagctgctctgacagctggtgcttaaagctagtgagggagataagtgtttccagtttcagagatttttgtagttcgttccagtcattggtagcagagaactggaaggagaggcggccgaaggaggaattggctttgggggtgaccagagagatatacctgctggagcgcgtgctacaggtgggtgctgctatggtgaacagcgagctgagataaggggggactttacctagcagggtcttgtagatgacctggagccagtgggtttggcgacgagtatgaagcgagggccagccaacgagatcatacaggtcgcagtggtgggtggtatatggggatttggtgacaaaacggatggcactgtgatagactgcatccattttattgagtagggtattggaggctattttgtaaatgacatcgccgaagtcgaggatcggtaggatggtcagttttacaagggtatgtttggcaacatcagtgaaggatgctttgttgtgaaataggaagccaattctagatttaactttagattggagatgtttgatgtgagtctggaaggagagtttacagtctaactagacacctaggtatttgtagttgtccacatattctaagtcagaaccgtccagagtagtgatgctggacgggcgggcaggtgcaggcagcgatcggtttaagagcatgcatttagttttacttgtatttaagagcagttggaggtcacggaaagagagttgtgtggcattgaagctcgtctggagggttgttaacacagtgtccaaagaagggccagaagtatacagaatggtgtggtctgcgtagaggtggattagagactcaccagcagcaagagcaacatcattgatgtatacagagaagagagtcggcccaagaattgaaccctgtggcaccgccatagactgccagaggaccggacaacaggccctctgatttgacacactgaactctatcagagaagtagttggtgaaccaggcgaggcaatcatttgagaaaccaaggctattgagtctgccgatgaggatgtggtgattgacagagtcgaaagccttggccaggtcaatgaatacggctgcacagtattgtttcttatcaatggcggttacgatattgtttaggaccttgagcgtggctgaggtgcacccatgaccagctctgaaaccagattgcatagcggagaaggtgtggtgggcttcgaaatggtcggtaatctgtttgttgacttggcttgcgaagaccttagaaaggcagggtaggatagatataggtctgtagcagtttgggtgaagagtgtccccccctttgaagagggggatgaccgcagctgctttccaatctttgggaatctcagatgacacgaaagagaggttgaacaggctagtaataggggttgcaacaatttcggcagataattttagaaagaaagagtccagattgtctagcccggctgatttgtaggggtccagattttgcagctctttcagaacatcagctgactggatttggtagaaggagaaatggggaaggcttgggcgagttgctgtggggggtgcagtgctgttgaccgggatagggggagccaggtggaaagcatggccagccgtagaaaaatgcttattgaaattctcaattatagtggatttatcagtggtgacataACCCACTGcactatcctcagtgcagtgggcagctggcaggaggtgctcttattctccatggactttacagtgtcccagaacatttttgagtttttgttgcaggaagcaaatttctgctagaaaaagctagccttggcttttctaactgcctgtgtatattggtttctaacttccctgaaaagttgcacatcatgggggctgttcgatgctaatgcagaacgccacaggatgtttttgtgttggttaagggcagtcaggtctggagagagccaagggctatatctgttcctggttctaaatgtcttgaatggggcatgcttatttaagatggtgaggaaggcatttaaaaaaaataaccaggcatcctctactgacgggatgaggtcaatatccttccaggatacccgggccaggtcgattagaaaggcttgctcgctgaagtatttcagggagcgtttgacagtgatgagtggaggtcgtttgaccggtgacccattacggatgcaggcaatgaggcagtgatcgctgagatcttggttgaaaacagcagaggtgtatttagagggcaagttggttaggatgatatctatgagggtgcccgtgtttacggctttggggtggtacctcgtaggttcattgatcatttgtgtgagattgagggcatcaagcttagattgtaggatggctggggtgttaagcatgtcccagtttaggtcacctagcagcacgagctctgaagatagatggggggcaatcagttcacatatggtgtccagagcacagctggggacagagggtggtctatagcaggcggcaacggtgagagacttgttttgagagaggtggatttttaaaagtagaagttcagattgtttgggtacagacctggatagtagatcagaactttgcaggctatctctgcagtagattgcaacaccgccccctttggccgttctatcttgtctgaaaatgttttagttagggatggagatttcagagttattggtggtcttcctaagccaggattcagacacggctaggacatccgggatggcagagtgtgctaaagcagtgaataaaacaaacttagggaggaggcttaagtcatcaaaagagagcgcctggggaataggagtggagctaggcactgcagggcctggattcacctctacatcgccagaggaacagaggaggagtaggataaggattTGGCTAAaagcttgaaggagttcccacatatgctgagcactttttggctgcttttcaaatagcccttacacagcctggaggtgtgttgggtcattgtcctgttgataaacaaatgatagtcccactaagcgcaaaccagatgggatggcgtttcgctgcagaatgctgtggtagctatgttggttgagtgtgccttgaattctaaataaatcactgacagtgtcaccagcaaagcaccaccacacctcctcctccatgcttcacggtgggaaacacatttcgagatcatccgttcacctactctgcgtctcacaaaaacacggcggtttgaaccaaaaatctccaatttggactcatcagatcaaaggacagatttccaccggtctaatgtccactgcttgtgttccttggcccaagcaagtatcttcttattggtgtcctttagtagtggtttctttgcagcaatttgaccatgaaggcctgattcacgtggtctcctctgaacagttgatgttgagatgtgtctgttacttgaactctgtgaggtgcaatctgaggtgcagttaattactgatttctgaggctggtaactctaatgaacatgtcctctgcagcagaggtaacgctgggtcttcctttcctgtggcggtcctcatgagagccagtttcatcatagtgcttgatggtttttgcgacagcacttgaagacactttcaaagttctttacattttccagattgactgaccttcatgtcttaaagtaatgatggactgtcgtttctctttgcttatttgagctgttcttgccataatatggacttggtcttttaccaaatagggctatcttctttataccacccataccttgtcacaacacaactgattggctcaaacgcatttagaAGAAAgtcaattccacaaatgaacttttaacaaggcacacctgttaattgaaatgcattccaggtgactacttcatgaagctggttgagagaatgccaagagtgtgcaaagctgtcatcaaggcaaagggtggctactttgaagaatctcaaatataaaacatattttgatttgtttaacacatcttttttgacatcttcactattattctacaatgtagaaaacagtgaaaataaaagaaaaccccttgaatgagtaagtgtgtccaaacttttgattggaaCTGTAtatatttcaaatacatgtaacatAAATACTACCCATCTAATTATGTGTTGCTCactataaaaatacattttagggaTTACTTTGAAGAAGAAAGGGTCCAATGGTTATATATTCCAAAGGGCCCCGGAGGTCCCCTACCGTCTCGTGTTTTACAACGTTCTACAATCTGCTGcaacacagaagaaaaaaaagtgagGGAGCGACTTTAGAGAGTGGTGCGAACCAGTTCAAACATACGGCCATTGTTGTATGGGCTAGCCATATATGTGCTGTGTCTGCACTGCAGTTTTGTTGGTGTGCAAGTTTAACCTCGCGTCAGTTTTGTAGAAAACCTGATAtttacatactttttttttttggcCATGTCCGAGGAGATTGAAGGAACAAGGCCCGCCACCGATGAGGCAACCCACAAGGAACAGCAGGTCAGATTTGAATTATTTTGATGCTAGCAAGCTAGGGTAATGCTAATGCTACATTGCCAGTAGCTTGCTAGCCATGATAATTGTCAAATATGGATGTCTAAGCAGCATTTTAATTAGCTAGCAACTTGGTTAGTGTATTTCAAATGTATCATCACCTTgcataatcattattttagttaTCAAGATGAGTTAGCGCGTTAAAGTGAACTACCAACACAAGTCTTTCTCAATTTACCGCTAGTTAGCGCTGTATATTggctaaccagctagctaactatatgtTGTCCATATTGTTTTGTCTACGTGCGTTCATGCTTTGCAGCTAAGCTACTCTTTTTTTTGCCACACTGCTGCTACGCAGAAGGCTAACGTTGTGTGCTGCTAGCTAGTAAACTAACCCCAAACCGTTAGATAatcaaaccaaaggacatccTTTTCTCTGAGAATCATAACTAGTAGGTAAACTAACCATGACTTGTCAACCACGAGATTGATAAAACGATATTGCTGCCTGAACTATAATGGTACGAAACGTCATGACATTAACGTTAAATCACCCCATCTCTCCATGCGTGTTTATACTGTGTGTTCTTCTGCCAACACAGGAGATTGATGATAACGTGATCAGTCCAGAGAAGGCAGAGGAGGTGAAACTGAAGACCAGGTACCCTCATCTTGGAGCCAAGCCTGGGGGCTCTGACCTGCTCCGGAAACGCCTTCAGAAAGgggtatgtgtttttttttttcttcttccgaGCCATTCattgtttaatagtcacatgtacagggttgcacgTTTGATTGCAGGGTACATTggactcccgagtggtgcagtggtctaaggatttttatctcagtgctagaggcgtcactacaggcgccctggttcgaatccaggctgtctcacaaccgaccgtgattgggagtcccatagggcggcgcacaattggcccagcgtcgtccgagtttggccagggtaggccgtcattgcaaataagaatttgttcttaattgacttacctagttaaaaggttaaataaaaatactcgTAGGCTCTGAGCTCCAACATGCAGCACTAAGTGAAATTAAAATAATTAAAAtggtcatttaaaaaaacaaaaaaacaatagaaATAGCACTGTCTGCATCATAACAACTGTAGCAGTGGTGAATACATGTTCATTGGGGTGGAGGCAGattaaagactgttgagggggtgatGACCATAGAGGGAACAGcaggcagagtaaagactgttgataGGGTGGGGGGGAATGACCATAGGgggaacagcatgatcattgagGGGTTGTAGGGaccaagttaaataaatacaataaaaaatgtctaataaatcaattATGTGTGTGTATAACAACTGCAACAGTGATGAATGTCGTTGGGGTGGGGACAGAGTAAAAGTCAGTTGTGGGGAAGTGTCCATAGGGGGTGCAGCATGTAAGGTAAGTGACTTGAATGGGTGTGGGGGGGGGAATTCTcaagctgtccctcataccatcacggtcaccaaatcatccccagcttacaattggctcattcatccccctcctctcccctataactattccccaggtcgttgctgtaaatgagaatgtgttctcagtcaacttacctggtaaaatatatAATGTCCATAGGAGGGAGAAGCaggtagctgactagtggtggctattcagtaGTCTTTAGGGTAGAAACTATTAGCCAGTCTTccagtttttgccatgatgctctTGTACTGCCTCCTTCTGAGTGATTGGAGCGGGGAGAAGAGGGCGTGGTTggggtccctgatgatcttcttggcatTCCTGCCACACctggtgatgtaggtgtcctgtagggcaggcagTGTACACCCAATGGTGTGTTCGGCTGCACTTATCACCCTCTGAGGAGCCTTGCGGTCCACGGCCGaggagttgctgtaccaggctgtaCCGACAGTAGGCTCTCGGTGGTGCTCCTATAGAACACTGAGGGTCCTAGGGGACAGGCCGAATATCTTCaacatcctgaggttgaagagtcgctgtTGTGCCATCTGCACCACGGTGTCTGTGTAGTTAGACTAGGTGAcacatctgtctgtgcccttgagcaaggcacttaatcctaattgcttcgttgagggagaagttgtttacctggcaccacgcagtcagagagcctacagggaggaggtaggcagtctcgtcgttgttggtaatcaggtctactactgtcgtgtcgtcagcaaacttgatgatggagttggaaccgtgggaggccacgcagtcgtgagtatacaggagggggctgaggacgcacccttgtggggcccccgtgttgagattCAGTGTCGAGGAGataatgttgcctaccttcatcacctggggggtggcctgtcaggaagtccaggacccagttgcatagggaggagttcagaccctGGGCCATGAGCTTTGTAATGAGTTTATAGAACACTATGGTATTGACGgccgagctgtagtcaatgaacatcatcctcacatatgcattccctttgtccaggtgggtgactGCAgcgtgcagtgcaatggcgattgcgttgtccatggatctgtcagggcggtaggcaaattggagagggttgagtgtgtcGGGGAGGTGATATGGTCTCTGACTAGCCTcttgaagcacttcatgatgatggaagtgagttctacaggtcggtagtcattcagttctctttcttgggcacagggatgatagtggacatcttgaagcaggtgggtATAGAGGCCTGAGCTAGGGAGAGATGTCTGACAACAGCCAGCTAGTCTGCTCATGCTCTGAGggcacggctagggatgccgtctgggccagcagccttgcaagggttaacacgtttgagTGACATATATGTCCTCAGTGGAGACATATATGAGCGTGTAACCCACGTTGCCATCGGGTGCTCTCCTCTGCagctcagggtcattgtgctcGAATCGTGAGAAAAAGGTTTTAAGCTACTCTGGTAGGGTGGCGTTGGTGACCGCGATGTGGCTGGCTTTCTTAAGAGCCCCTGCCACATACTGCCTTGTGTCCGACCCACTGAATTGCTCCTCCACATTGTCCCTATACTTGTGTTTCGCCATCTTGATCGATCTGTGTAGGTCATATTTGTACAGTTTAACCAAACAATTGTCCCCGGTAACCTTGCCCTGTTTATAAGCAGCATCTGTCTCTTTCAGTTTTCCTGCAAGCCTGCTATCGATCCATATTTGTTGATTTGTGAATGTTTTGAAGACGCTATCGGTATCATGTCATGGAACACATtccagtccatgtgatcaaagCAGTCTTTGAGTGtgaattctgattggtcagaccaacgaTGTACAGACCTGACCATTGGAACTTCCctcttgatttttttttatttcacctttatttaaccaggtaggccagttgagaacaagtcctttatttaaccaggtaggccagttgagaacaagttctcatttacaactgcgacctatccaagataaagtaaagcagtgcggtaaaaacaacagagttgcacataaacaaacgtacagtcaataacacaaaaaatCTATGTTCAgtatgtgcaaatgtagaagagtagggaggtaaggcaataaataggccatagaggtgaaataattacaatttagcattaacactggagtgatcgatgtgcaagtagagatactggggtggaaaaaagcaagaggataaataacaatatggggatgaggtagttgggtgtgctatttacagactggctgtgtacaggttcagtggtcggtaagctgctctgacagctgatgcttaaagttagagagggagatataagactccagctacagtgatttaaaaaaaaattttgcaattcattccagtcattggcagcagagaactggaaggaaaggcggccaaaggaagtgttggctttggggatgacaatATATTATGCCCCTATGGTTGTGCCCTACAAACACTTTGGTAGCTGTAGATGCGCtgaacatgtaaactatattatTTTCACTTTACATTCCCCTACTTGCGCAGCAATGCATTTTGTTACGGAATCATTCTCGTGCTTTTATAGGcatccatttttattttctgGGAAAGAGAGTCAAACACAGACTTCTCTGAACCCAAAACACATTTTTAAAGGCTGTAATATGAATGTGATAAATCATAAAATtaccttttatttttttttatcacaatTCAGAGATGGCCTTTTGTATAGTCACTAGGAGGCAACGCAGTTCAATCTACTGTAGTCATGGCTACTAGACTGCGCTCACCTTACTGCTGACCCCCCGCCCACTCAGCAACGATGGTAGATTTTATGAAGTTTTTAGGTTCTCTGCTGTGTGCCTCTCCTCCATGTTGTCGGTATGTACTTCATGTCCCACTTCTCATCAATATGATGGCTTGTTGCAGtgatgtatgacagcgtgttcataGATGTCCAACAATCTGTTGTTAATGCCACGTATTGTGTGAGAGCTCGCGCTTTGtccattgtacaatttctctatCCGGGCCTTCGCATTTTTAAGACATGGCATCTTGTAGTCGTtctagatacagtgcattcagaaagtattaacaccCCCTAAACCTTtaccatattttgttacgttacagccttattaaaaaatgtattagaattttatttatttaatccatctacacactactccataatgacaaagcaaaaacagttttttaatacatttttgcaaatgtatatgaaaataaacagataccttatttacataagtattcagcccctttgctatgagactctaaattgagctcaggtgcatcctgtttccattgatcatccttgagatgtttctacaacttgattggagtccacctgtggtaaattaaattgattggacatgatttggaaaggcaaacacctctctatataaggtcccacagttgacagtgcttgtcagagcacagatctggggaagggtaccaaaacatttctgcagcattgaaggtgtccaagaacacagtggcctccatcattcttaaatggaagaagtttggaaccaccaagactcttgctagagctggccgatcggcaaaactgagcaatcgggggagaagggccttggtcagggaggtgaccaagaaccctatggtcactctgacagagctccaaagtttctctgtggagatgggagaaccttccagaaggacaaccatctctgcagcactccaccaatcagacctttatggtagagtggccagatggaagccactcctcagtaaaaggaacatgaaggcctgcttggagtttgccaaaaggcacctaaaggactctgagactgtgataaacaagattctctggtctgatgaaaccaagattgaactccttgtgacggaatgccaagcgtcacatctggaggaaacctggcaccatccctacggtgaagtgtggtggtggcagcatcgtgctgtggg comes from the Salmo trutta chromosome 4, fSalTru1.1, whole genome shotgun sequence genome and includes:
- the LOC115192892 gene encoding cAMP-regulated phosphoprotein 19, producing MSEEIEGTRPATDEATHKEQQEIDDNVISPEKAEEVKLKTRYPHLGAKPGGSDLLRKRLQKGQKFFDSGDYNMAKAKVKNKQQLPAVTPAEKAEITGDHIPTPQDIPQRKPSIVASKLAG